The segment GTTTTCGAACACCACGCCGCTGCCCGCCAGGATCTACGCCAACGAAGGCGCGTGCCAGTTCCTGTTCCTGCAAGGGAACGAGCGGCCCGAGGTCACGTATGCCGACCGCGCGGGCAAATACATGGGGCAGCGCGGGGTGACACTGCCGCGCCTCTGACACCTGCGATTGCACCGGCATCGCCGGGCACGATCACGCCCGCGACTGGTTGTGCGTGAAGATGAACCACTCCCCAGATCCTTCGTCCGTAGGCGAAACCGTGTTCGCCTTCGACAAGCGCGTGCGCGCCGTGGTGCTGCCCTATCGCCATTCCGCGCCCGCCAAGGCGATCGACTGGATGAGCAAGGTTGGCGATCAGGCGCAGATGCGGGTGGTGGCAGGCGGCGTGATCGCCGTGGGCCTGCTGCGGCGCGATCCGCGGATGATCGGCGCCGGGATCCGCATGCTCGCGGCGCACGAGGTCGCGACTGTGGCAAAGGACTGGGTGAAGGGGCGCGTGGTGCGCACGCGCCCGCGCAATCCGGTGCCCGGCGACGCGCACAAGCCGCACGAGGGACACGACACCCGCAAGGAGAAGTCGAGCTTCCCTTCAGGCCACGCGACGGGCGCAGCCGCGTCGGCGACGGCATTCGCGGCCGTTTATCCCCAACACGCGCTGGCGGCCGAAGCGGCTGCTGCTGCCGTGGCCGCGGGCCGGATTCCCGGGTGCAAGCACTATCCAAGCGACGTCGCCGCAGGAGCAGCGATCGGGATCGGCTCGGCCGTGCTGGTGGGTGCGCTGTGGCGCGCGGCCGCCTGGCTCGTGGCCGGGCGGACCGCCGGGCGGTGACCTGTTGGAGATAACGGCAAAAAGGGCGGCCCGTTGCCGGACCGCCCTTCGAGTTCGTCAGAGACGAGAGATCGTTACTTGATTTCGACGGTACCGCCGGCAGCTTCGATCTTGCTCTTGATGTCTTCGGCTTCGGCCTTGTTGACGCCTTCCTTGATCGCCTTGGGGGCGCTCTCGACGAGGGTCTTGGCTTCGGTCAGGCCGAGCGAGGTGATCGCGCGGACTTCCTTGATCACCTGGATCTTCTTGCCGCCGTCACCGGTCAGGATCACGTCGAACTCGGTCTGCTCTTCAGCAGCCGGGCCGGCGTCGCCGCCAGCGGGCGCGGCAACCGCAACAGCGGCGGCAGCGGACACGCCCCAGGCTTCTTCCAGCGCCTTGGCGAGGTCGGCGGCTTCGAGGACGGTGAGGGTCGAAAGGTCTTCAACAAGCTTGGCGATGTCGGCCATGGTGTTTCACTCCAGATTGGGTTGGGGACAGGGCCCCGATTAATATTCGCGTTCGATAAACAGCGGTTACGCCGCGTCCTTGGCGGCATAGGCGCCAAATACACGGGCGAGCTTGCTCGCGGGGGCGTTGACCAGCTGCACCACCTTGGTGGCAGGTGCATTGACCAGGCCGATGAGCTTTGCCCGCAGCTCGTCGAGGCTGGGGAGAGCCGCAAGCGACCTGATCCCGGCTTCGTCGAGCAACTGACCACCCATGGAACCGCCGACGATTTCGAGTTTGTCGTTGGTCTTGGCGAAGTCCACCACGGCTTTCGCCGCCGCCACCGGGTCAGTCGACCAGGCGAGGCCCGTGGGACCTTCGAGATACGTCTCGAGGCCCTTGTAGGGGGTGTCGTTCAGGGCGATCGTAGCCAGACTGTTTTTCGCGACCTTATAAGTCGCGCCCGCTTCCCGCATCTTCGTGCGCAAGCCGGTGGACTGACCCACCGACATGCCGAGGTTGCGGGTGACGACCACCACGCCAACTTCGTTGAAGACCGCGTTGAGCGATGCGACCGAATCGGCTTTCTGCGAACGATCCATGCCTTGTTCCTTACTCATGATCGCGCACGCCCGTGGGCGCCCGCGACCGGCTCACGTTGCCACGCATGCGCATGCGCGGTGGCTCGAGTCCATCGATGGGGAAGGAGCGCGCCGAAGCACGTGAGAGGCGGGGCGTTGCCGCTGCCGCCGGTAAATCTCGTTTCCCCGCCTAGGCTGGACGATTAAGCCCCCTGCGGGGCACCAGCTGTCTTGGACGGACGTCCGCCAGTCTCTCGCATACGCAAAGAGGCCCGCCGGACGGGGCGGGCCTCTAGAGCATCGCGCCGCGGAGTCAAGCCGCGCGCGTCGATCGGCCAGCTTAACGCTGGGCGTCGCGTTCCTGTTGGAGCGCCTTGGCCTGCGCTTCGAGGCGATCGGCTTCGGCCTCGTTGGTCGGCTCGACGCGGTCGGCCCGCTCCTCCAGGTCCTCGGCGGTCTCGTCGGCTATTTCGGCGCGCTGCGCGGCGGTCGTGCCGGTGGCTACGCTGGCGGTTGCAGCAGTGCCGGGATTGGTGTCGGTCGGCCCGACCACGCTGGTGTCGGTTGCCAGGGCATCATCCGACATGGTCGCGGCAGAGGCGTCGGTCGCGGTGCCGTCGGCCGCTTCGGGCGTGCTATCGCCGCATGCGGCCAGGCCGAGGACGAGGGGGAAGGCGGCGGTCAGGAAAAGCTTCTTCATCAGAACAACTCCATTTACGTTCGCCACTAAATCGCCGCATTTGCACAACGTTCCCGCCGGGCCGGCACAGCGGCCAGGCGGGGCCGCCGTGCGCATCACGCGCCGGGCTGATAGGAAAGCAGGTCGCCCGGCTGGCAATCGAGCTCGCGGCAGATCGCCTCCAGCGTGGAAAAGCGGATCGCGCGGGCCTTGCCGGTTTTCAGGATCGACAGATTGGCGATCGTCAGTCCCACCCGTTCGGCGAGTTCCGTCAGCGTCATGCGACGATCGTGGAGCAGGTCGTCCAGAGTGACCACGATACTGGTTCCTTCTTCGGCTGGCATCACACGGTTCCTTCCAGGTCGTCGCGCATGGCCGCGCCCTGGCGGAACACGCGGGCCAAAACGAAGAGGACAATGACCAGGATGATGGCTCCGAAATCGAGGCCGTATTCGGCCTGCGCATGCATGCCGTCCGCATCCCCCATCACGGTCTCAAGGTACATCGCCATCGCGCCTAGCGGCAAAGCGGCCAGTTGCACGCCGATCATGATCCAGGCCATTCGCGACAGACGGTCGGCATTGACGGGAATGAAGGGATCGCCGTCACCGACACTTTCGATAATCCGGCGCAGGTTCACTAGGAACCAGACCAGCAAGGCCATGAAGGCGGCGGCCGAAAGCAGCATCAGCAGGATCGCGCCGATGATGCTGGCATCGGCGGTGACGCCATTCTTGGCGATTTCCGCCAACACGCGGTCTTGCATCGCCACGACGACCGGGGAAACCAGCAGCAGCAGCGCGCCACAAAAAGCGAATACGCCCGTGAACAACCACACTATCGCCTTGGCGATCGCGAGCAGCGGGTCTTTTGGTCTGAATGACATGGTGAGTTCCTTCTGCGGCGGGCGCGGATCAGGCCAGGGCGACGAAGACAGGAGCAGCCTGGACCGGCACCGACACCGTTTGCTGGAAGGTCACGACTGTCAGCAGCAGTGCGGCGGCGACGGCGAAGATATTGTTGGCGGTGCGGGTCATTTGTCGTTCTCCAATACGGTTGATGTCGAATATCGATAAGGAACCTGCGTCATATCGTCAATCAATAAATATCGAAAAACGATAAGATGCTGATTGAATAGCGAAAAATTCAAGTGGCGGAATGTCCGACCGCTCGGTGAGCGGAGCGAATCGACGGTGGCCGAATTTGACTTGGCCGTGTGCGATGCGTATATGCCTGCGTGACCGCTCGCTTCGAGCACGGTCCGGCGATGCGCGGCGACGGACCCAGGATGGAAGCGGCGAATCCATAATCGCGATGCACTGATACGCAGCAGCCACCGGGATCGGTGCGCCTGGCCTGCGTCTTTTTGCGTCCTGCGATTCTCGCCCGCGCACGAGATTTGACGGCACGCCGCATCACGCGGCGCAATACAGAGGCGATTTCCTCCATGGCAACGAAGGCGAACTCTGGGGCAAAGACCCCGGCTCCCACTCGCGGCAAGCAGACCGGCACGGCCAAGAAGCGCATCCGGCGCATCTTCGGCGACATCCACGAAGTCGTGCAGATGCCGAACCTGATCGAGGTTCAGCGCGAGAGCTATGAGCAGTTCCTGCGTTCGGACAAGGCGACCGGTTACGTCTCGGGCCTGGAGAAGACCCTGCGCTCGGTGTTCCCGATCCGCGATTTCGCCGGCACGGCCGAGCTCGATTTCGTGCACTACGAGCTTGAGGATCCCAAGTACGACATCACCGAATGCCGTCAGCGGGGTATCACTTATGCCGCGCCGATGAAGGTGACCCTGCGCCTGATCGTGTTCGAAGTGGACACGGAAACCGAAACCCGCTCGGTTTTGGATATCAAGGAGCAGGACGTCTACATGGGCGACATGCCGCTCATGACGCACAACGGCACGTTCGTGATCAACGGCACGGAACGCGTGATCGTCAGCCAGATGCACCGTTCGCCGGGTGTGCTGTTCGACCATGACCGCGGCAAGACCCACGCTTCGGGCAAGCTGCTGTTCGCCGCCCGCGTGATCCCGTACCGCGGCTCGTGGCTCGATTTCGAATTCGACGCCAAGGACATTGTCAACGTCCGCATCGACCGCAAGCGCAAGCTGCCGGTGACCTCGCTGCTGTATGCCCTCGGCCTCGATAGCGAGGATATCCTTGATCACTTCTACGACACGATGTCGTGGGAGCGGGTGTCGGGCAAGGCTGGCGACGGGTGGAAGATCCCCTATAGCCCCGACGCATGGCGCGGCTCCAAGCCGGCGTTCCCGCTGGTGGACGCCAAGACCGGCGAGGAAGTGTTCCCCGCCGGCACCAAGATCAGCCCGCGCGCCGCGAACAAGGCGGCCAAGGACGGGCTCGCCGAACTGCTGATCCCGACCGAGGAAATCTTTGGCCGCTTCGCCGCCAAGGATCTGATCGACGAATCCACCGGCCGCATCTGGATCGAGGCGGGCGACGAAGTCTCGCCGGAAAATCTCGAAGCGCTCGATAAGGCGGGCGTGGACCGGCTTGAGCTGCTCGACATCGACGACGTGAACACGGGTCCATGGATCCGCAACACGATGGCGGTCGACAAGGCCGAGAACCGCGACGAGGGCCTGGAGGCGATCTACAAGGTCATGCGTCCGGGTGAGCCGCCGACCAAGGAAACCGCCGAAGCGCTGTTCGAAGGCCTGTTCTTCGATGGCGAGCGCTATGACCTGTCGGCCGTCGGCCGCGTCAAGCTCAACATGCGTCTGGGCCTCGATGCCGAGGACACCGTCACCACGCTGCGCAAGGAAGACATCCTGGCGGTGGTGAAGGAACTCGTCGGCCTGAAGGACGGCAAGGGCGAGGTCGACGACATCGACAACCTCGGCAACCGGCGCGTGCGTTCGGTCGGCGAGCTGCTGGAGAACCAGTACCGCGTCGGCCTGCTGCGCATGGAACGCGCGGTGAAGGAGCGGATGAGCTCGGTCGACGTGTCGACCGTGATGCCGAACGACCTGATCAACGCCAAGCCCGCGGTCGCCGCGGTGCGCGAATTCTTCGGTTCCTCGCAGCTCAGCCAGTTCATGGACCAGACCAACCCGCTGTCCGAAGTCACCCACAAGCGCCGCGTGTCGGCGCTGGGGCCGGGCGGCCTCACCCGCGAGCGCGCCGGCTTCGAAGTGCGCGACGTGCACCCGACGCACTATGGCCGCATCTGCCCGATCGAGACGCCGGAAGGCCCGAACATCGGTCTGATCAACTCGCTCAGCACGTTTGCCCGGGTCAACAAGTACGGCTTCATCGAGACGCCGTACCGCCTGGTGAAGGACGGCAAGGTGACCAGCGAGGTCGTCTACCTGTCGGCCATGGAAGAGCAGAAGCATGCCGTCGCGCAGGCGTCCGCCGAAACCAACGAGGACGGCTCGTTCGTCGAGGATCTCGTCTCGGCCCGCCAGAGCGGCGAGTTCGTGA is part of the Altererythrobacter sp. TH136 genome and harbors:
- a CDS encoding phosphatase PAP2 family protein, with translation MNHSPDPSSVGETVFAFDKRVRAVVLPYRHSAPAKAIDWMSKVGDQAQMRVVAGGVIAVGLLRRDPRMIGAGIRMLAAHEVATVAKDWVKGRVVRTRPRNPVPGDAHKPHEGHDTRKEKSSFPSGHATGAAASATAFAAVYPQHALAAEAAAAAVAAGRIPGCKHYPSDVAAGAAIGIGSAVLVGALWRAAAWLVAGRTAGR
- the rplL gene encoding 50S ribosomal protein L7/L12, whose translation is MADIAKLVEDLSTLTVLEAADLAKALEEAWGVSAAAAVAVAAPAGGDAGPAAEEQTEFDVILTGDGGKKIQVIKEVRAITSLGLTEAKTLVESAPKAIKEGVNKAEAEDIKSKIEAAGGTVEIK
- the rplJ gene encoding 50S ribosomal protein L10, whose protein sequence is MDRSQKADSVASLNAVFNEVGVVVVTRNLGMSVGQSTGLRTKMREAGATYKVAKNSLATIALNDTPYKGLETYLEGPTGLAWSTDPVAAAKAVVDFAKTNDKLEIVGGSMGGQLLDEAGIRSLAALPSLDELRAKLIGLVNAPATKVVQLVNAPASKLARVFGAYAAKDAA
- a CDS encoding helix-turn-helix transcriptional regulator, with translation MPAEEGTSIVVTLDDLLHDRRMTLTELAERVGLTIANLSILKTGKARAIRFSTLEAICRELDCQPGDLLSYQPGA
- a CDS encoding DUF2975 domain-containing protein, with translation MSFRPKDPLLAIAKAIVWLFTGVFAFCGALLLLVSPVVVAMQDRVLAEIAKNGVTADASIIGAILLMLLSAAAFMALLVWFLVNLRRIIESVGDGDPFIPVNADRLSRMAWIMIGVQLAALPLGAMAMYLETVMGDADGMHAQAEYGLDFGAIILVIVLFVLARVFRQGAAMRDDLEGTV